A stretch of the Lactuca sativa cultivar Salinas chromosome 9, Lsat_Salinas_v11, whole genome shotgun sequence genome encodes the following:
- the LOC111921334 gene encoding uncharacterized protein LOC111921334 has product MASSSSMFDALLETTIEVIQEAEQKIEELRPQNAENGCWRNRRYIQRHREVANERLMHDYFAKNVTFQGYYFRRQFYMHKALFFRIVNIVTTKVRKDVERAFGALKKRWHILKNPSPFLEEKKMSEVMYTCIVLHNMILEDNGNAICESNENEIIPPTQAFEVGSTEYLALAMRAIFHDVETYRVIRRDLTGHIWIANHIDLNVESVDDFDDQFSDDDIL; this is encoded by the exons ATGGCATCTTCATCGAGCATGTTTGATGCGTTGCTTGAAACGACCATAGAGGTCATTCAGGAGGCGGAACAGAAGATTGAAGAACTACGACCACAAAATGCGGAGAATGGATGTTGGAGGAATAGAAGATACATACAAAGACATCGTGAGGTGGCTAATGAACGACTCATGCATGATTACTTTGCTAAAAATGTCACATTTCAAGGATATTATTTTCGTCGCCAGTTCTATATGCATAAAGCTCTGTTTTTCCGTATCGTCAACATTGTCACGACA AAGGTGAGAAAGGATGTTGAACGAGCGTTTGGTGCTTTGAAAAAACGTTGGCATATTCTTAAAAATCCCTCACCTTTTTTGGAGGAGAAGAAAATGAGTGAGGTGATGTATACTTGTATCGtattgcataatatgattctCGAAGACAATGGAAATGCAATATGTGAGTCTAACGAAAACGAGATAATTCCACCGACACAAGCTTTTGAGGTTGGAAGCACGGAGTACTTGGCGTTGGCGATGAGGGCAATATTTCATGATGTTGAGACGTATCGTGTTATTCGTAGGGACTTGACGGGACATATTTGGATTGCCAACCACATCGATCTTAATGTGGAATCGGTCGATGATTTTGACGATCAATTTTCTGATGATGATATCCTTTAG